Proteins encoded in a region of the Anopheles aquasalis chromosome 2, idAnoAquaMG_Q_19, whole genome shotgun sequence genome:
- the LOC126572162 gene encoding transmembrane protein 203, with protein MSDEVEIKTYFKLVDVVKWIGITQFEILVNLIAFLVFTIVLTVKSSSGALANHVSTSEWLVVFSPLFCGDFCNAYFCIIVGIRMYLFNKHRQAVNRLLWSLALLLLTSGFKYLICMKAGQSVLEYIEVFAPIIVLLQMIAIKACQSNQQS; from the coding sequence ATGTCGGACGAAGTAGAAATTAAAACGTACTTCAAGTTGGTCGACGTTGTCAAGTGGATCGGTATCACACAGTTCGAAATACTGGTGAACCTGATAGCATTCCTTGTGTTTACGATCGTGCTGACGGTGAAGTCTTCGAGCGGTGCACTGGCCAACCATGTGTCCACGAGCGAATGGCTCGTAGTATTCTCCCCGCTGTTTTGTGGCGACTTTTGCAATGCCTACTTCTGCATTATCGTTGGCATTCGAATGTACCTTTTCAACAAGCATCGCCAAGCGGTGAACCGGTTGCTCTGGAgtctggcactgctgctgcttacctcGGGCTTCAAGTATCTCATCTGCATGAAAGCTGGCCAAAGTGTGTTGGAGTATATTGAAGTGTTTGCACCGATCATTGTGCTCCTGCAAATGATCGCCATCAAGGCGTGCCAATCGAACCAGCAATCCTGA
- the LOC126572153 gene encoding high-affinity choline transporter 1: MINIAGVVSIVLFYILILAVGIWAGRKKEAGNDSEEEVMLAGRSIGLFVGIFTMTATWVGGGYINGTAEAIYTSGLVWCQAPFGYALSLVFGGIFFANPMRKQGYITMLDPLQDSFGERMGGLLFLPALCGEVFWAAGILAALGATLSVIIDMEQETSVILSACIAVFYTLFGGLYSVAYTDVIQLFCIFIGLWMCIPFAWTNDHVKSLSSMDVDWIGEIGEGYHWFYLDYGLLLIFGGIPWQVYFQRVLSSKTAGRAQVLSYVAAFGCILMAIPPVLIGAIAKATPWNETDYKGPWPLTAQETSMILPMVLQYLTPDFVSFFGLGAVSAAVMSSADSSVLSASSMFARNVYRLIFRQRASEMEIIWVMRVSILVVGILSTIMALTIPSIYGLWSMCSDLVYCILFPQLLMVVHFKHHCNTYGSLAAYIIAFMVRLSGGEAMLGLPALIHYPGYVEETATQMFPFRTMAMIMSLVTLVGVSWWTKWVFETGRLAPHYDYFRCVVNIPEELHRVGEPSDSGEQLSVMAGGMSRMYGAATMVGKDERNGRINPALEPDDDLPVAEAQRLMQTAGGGGGGGSVGSQGNVVPSSVTAQGHTAF; this comes from the exons ATGATTAATATTGCCGGCGTTGTCAGCATTGTGCTGTTCTACATTTTGATCCTTGCGGTCGGCATATGGGCAGGTCGGAAAAAGGAAGCCGGAAATGATTCGGAGGAGGAAGTGATGCTTGCCGGCCGTTCGATTGGTCTGTTCGTGGGCATATTCACCATGACCG CGACCTGGGTCGGTGGTGGTTACATCAACGGAACGGCCGAAGCGATTTACACGTCCGGATTGGTCTGGTGTCAGGCACCGTTCGGTTACGCACTCAGTCTCGTGTTCG GTGGCATCTTCTTCGCGAATCCGATGCGGAAACAGGGATACATTACGATGCTGGATCCGTTGCAGGACAGTTTCGGTGAGCGGATGGGTGGCCTGCTGTTTCTGCCGGCCCTTTGCGGTGAGGTGTTTTGGGCGGCCGGTATTCTGGCGGCCCTCGGTGCCACCCTGTCGGTCATCATCGACATGGAGCAGGAGACCTCCGTCATCCTGTCGGCGTGTATCGCCGTTTTCTACACGCTGTTCGGTGGCCTGTACTCGGTCGCCTACACGGACGTGATCCAGCTGTTCTGCATCTTTATCGGTCTGTGGATGTGCATTCCGTTTGCGTGGACCAACGATCACGTCAAGAGCCTGTCGTCGATGGATGTCGACTGGATCGGGGAGATCGGTGAAGGTTATCACTGGTTCTATCTCGATTATGGTCTCCTTCTTATCTTCGGTGGTATTCCGTGGCAG GTATATTTCCAACGTGTGCTGTCCAGCAAGACTGCTGGCCGTGCCCAGGTCCTGTCGTACGTGGCCGCATTCGGCTGCATCCTGATGGCCATTCCTCCGGTGCTGATCGGTGCCATCGCCAAGGCAACAC CGTGGAACGAAACTGACTACAAGGGACCGTGGCCACTGACGGCGCAGGAGACGAGCATGATACTCCCGATGGTGCTCCAGTATCTGACGCCGGACTTTGTGTCGTTCTTCGGTCTGGGGGCCGTTTCGGCCGCCGTTATGTCATCGGCCGACTCGTCCGTGCTGTCCGCTTCCTCGATGTTCGCCCGTAACGTCTATCGGCTCATCTTCCGTCAGCGTGCGTCCGAGATGGAAATTATCTGGGTCATGCGTGTCTCGATTCTGGTCGTCGGCATCCTCTCGACCAtcatggcgctcaccattcccTCCATCTACGGTCTGTG GTCGATGTGCTCCGATTTGGTGTACTGTATTCTGTTCCCTCAG CTTCTGATGGTGGTCCATTTCAAGCACCACTGCAACACCTACGGAAGTCTCGCGGCATACATTATTGCGTTCATGGTGCGCCTGTCCGGTGGAGAGGCGATGCTTGGCCTTCCGGCGCTCATCCACTACCCGGGCTACGTCGAGGAGACAGCGACCCAGATGTTCCCCTTCCGTACCATGGCCATGATCATGAGCTTAGTGACGCTGGTCGGTGTGTCCTGGTGGACGAA ATGGGTCTTTGAAACGGGTCGACTAGCACCGCACTATGATTACTTCCGCTGTGTTGTCAACATTCCCGAGGAGCTGCACCGCGTCGGTGAACCGTCGGATTCGGGTGAACAG CTCTCGGTGATGGCCGGTGGCATGTCGCGTATGTACGGTGCGGCCACGATGGTCGGTAAGGACGAGCGAAATGGACGGATAAATCCAGCCCTTGAACCCGACGATGATCTTCCCGTGGCGGAAGCCCAGCGACTGATGCAAACCgcgggcggtggcggtggtggtggaagtgttGGGTCCCAGGGGAATGTCGTACCGAGCTCTGTAACGGCCCAGGGTCATACAGCGTTTTGA
- the LOC126572161 gene encoding ribonuclease P protein subunit p20 produces MSNTPAKPDGTSETKKSETKSSQKRNRPEGGSGKGGHNHRKPTDRHTLKKRVLPKFFTRENDIYVTYKSDFTYQFKACLDLLNSPLGEVFLHCTGRAINRGINLALRLKAEHPEAFEYEVNTSQVAITDDLHPLHDEDDFNVQRRLNSCLHVRLYRTVKLKPASNTISEGKD; encoded by the exons ATGTCAAATACGCCAGCCAAACCAGACGGTACATCGGAAACGAAGAAGTCCGAAACAAAATCATCTCAGAAACGGAATCGCCCGGAAGGCGGTTCCGGCAAGGGTGGCCACAACCACCGTAAACCGACCGATCGCCACACGTTGAAGAAGCGTGTTCTGCCCAAGTTTTTCACACGCGAGAACGATATCTACGTTACGTACAAATCGGATTTCACG TACCAATTCAAAGCCTGCCTGGATTTGCTCAACTCTCCCCTCGGCGAAGTGTTTCTGCACTGTACCGGCCGGGCCATCAATCGTGGCATCAACTTGGCACTGAGACTGAAAGCGGAACATCCCGAAGCGTTCGAGTACGAGGTGAACACGTCCCAGGTGGCCATCACGGATGATTTGCATCCGCtgcacgacgaggacgatttTAACGTACAGCGACGATTGAATTCCTGCCTGCACGTGCGCCTCTATCGCACGGTAAAGCTGAAACCTGCCAGCAACACCATAAGCGAAGGGAAAGATTAA
- the LOC126572151 gene encoding uncharacterized protein LOC126572151, with protein MHTKMSCDTHHQTEHDRLLEAWKNCEKLRPLLRPVPKSADKSKSMNPLSVQEHRQLSLILLSIAQALRFREHILRPYFEEYSLVTRDGPFCTVRYAFRVLYYLGVTLSKRDKELFVKRFTNDGHLFDYGSFVEEIDQLFRFLDQREGALDRQHDDGAVPTKIIETHLPKVVRPEVGSISVAELCGKRLAFHPCLSADRKDQTMRELLLRIQRHIWENRIRIKEVFQQHDPFRCGWITSGQFIRCLDLIGLSRLHRLPLHDRELRQLCERYAHSKNPNQIRWTLFVEEICRMYSDFPLDKEASVLSTSVPASLKHLPPLGKYEATTQEIRTCGSTLRRIRKKITSESIMLEPVFKDFDQHRKGYINFNQLREAFAISRLTLTDEEAFLLDKIYGDDRGFHYTKFLEEMQATDKQPASEHLKVKELINRDSTPAEPMASEKDIVLVLAKVKAQAVHRRLRLIDSMEGFDPLHHHRISATQFTRGLSTASIKLTPCEMQLLCEYFRTPLSTTIDYKRFCDTVAEIDYQPMLEKAPLLVPCRHFPADETSTLNFLNFEDRTIVSKALQKLARHADLVSNMRSQLKDFDPQNVGHISRNRLLRVLTSRDLHTRISSREFEKLCNYFAVEIGHRQEVNYRALMEAVDYLYTNREVHPF; from the exons ATGCACACGAAAATGTCCTGTGATACTCATCATCAAACAGAG CACGATCGTTTGTTAGAAGCTTggaaaaattgtgaaaaactGCGGCCTCTTTTGCGGCCAGTTCCTAAATCTGCTGACAAATCAAAAAGTATGAACCCACTTTCGGTACAGGAGCACAGGCAGTTGTCGCTGATTCTATTGTCGATTGCACAAGCTCTTCGCTTTCGAGAACACATTTTGCGGCCATATTTCGAAGAATACTCTCTTGTTACACGTGACGGTCCGTTCTGCACGGTGCGGTATGCGTTCCGGGTGCTGTATTACCTCGGCGTAACGTTATCCAAGCGAGATAAGGAATTGTTTGTAAAACGGTTCACCAACGATGGTCACCTTTTCGATTACGGCTCATTTGTTGAAGAAATCGATCAGCTGTTCCGCTTTTTGGATCAACGTGAAGGAGCACTAGATCgccagcatgatgatggtgcggtgcCTACCAAAATCATCGAAACACATTTGCCAAAGGTCGTTCGGCCCGAGGTTGGATCGATCTCAGTGGCCGAATTGTGTGGCAAACGGCTCGCCTTTCATCCTTGTTTGAGTGCTGATCGAAAGGATCAAACCATGCGGGAACTGCTGCTCCGCATTCAACGACATATCTGGGAGAACCGGATTCGTATCAAAGAGGTGTTTCAACAACATGATCCTTTCCGCTGTGGATGGATTACGAGCGGTCAGTTTATCCGATGTCTCGATCTGATCGGCCTCTCTCGTTTGCATCGACTTCCGCTGCACGATCGGGAATTGAGGCAACTGTGTGAACGATATGCCCATTCGAAAAATCCTAACCAAATACGGTGGACCTTGTTTGTGGAGGAAATTTGCCGAATGTACAGCGACTTTCCTTTGGATAAGGAAGCATCCGTTCTCAGTACTAGTGTTCCTGCATCCCTGAAACATTTACCGCCTCTCGGAAAGTATGAAGCAACTACTCAAGAAATCCGTACTTGTGGTTCAACATTGCGTCGAATCAGAAAGAAAATTACAAGCGAGAGCATTATGCTCGAACCTGTGTTTAAAGATTTTGATCAGCACCGCAAAGGATACATAAATTTCAATCAGTTACGAGAAGCTTTCGCCATTAGCCGGCTTACGCTGACCGACGAGGAAGCCTTCCTGCTGGATAAAATTTATGGAGACGACCGAGGTTTCCATTATACAAAGTTTTTGGAAGAAATGCAGGCCACTGATAAACAACCTGCATCGGAGCATTTGAAGGTAAAGGAACTGATCAACCGCGATTCTACACCGGCAGAACCAATGGCAAGCGAAAAGGATatcgttctggttctggcaAAAGTAAAAGCTCAGGCGGTACATCGCCGGTTACGGTTGATAGACTCCATGGAAGGATTCGATCCGTTGCACCATCATCGAATTAGTGCAACTCAGTTCACCAGAGGATTATCGACGGCCAGCATCAAACTGACGCCATGTGAAATGCAACTCCTGTGCGAGTACTTCCGAACACCTCTGTCCACCACGATCGATTACAAGCGGTTCTGTGACACGGTTGCGGAAATTGATTATCAACCAATGCTCGAAAAGGCTCCGCTGTTAGTTCCGTGTCGCCATTTTCCGGCCGATGAAACATCGACTTTAAATTTTCTGAACTTTGAAGATCGCACCATCGTTTCGAAGGCTCTGCAGAAGCTGGCACGCCACGCGGATCTTGTGTCGAACATGCGCTCGCAGCTGAAGGACTTCGACCCACAAAACGTGGGCCATATTTCCCGGAATCGTTTACTGCGTGTGCTGACGTCGCGTGACTTGCACACACGAATCTCGAGTCGAGAGTTTGAAAAGTTGTGCAACTATTTTGCCGTGGAAATTG GTCATCGTCAGGAAGTAAATTACCGAGCCTTGATGGAGGCGGTGGACTATCTGTACACCAACCGGGAAGTTCATCCTTTCTGA
- the LOC126572157 gene encoding zinc finger protein ZIC 2-like, producing MSEHMASRNVSSSGGAGSAAGGAGAAGGGGGSHLAPAGGVGGGLHHEGSTEDIERQLEALDQESDSDSESLDELEGCENIELNERTGQAADPALDVTVRYTICLFCKKPFQLKKELKKHLFEHMKNLKPMKEKKIVEKKFKCHKCFKTYTEKARAEKHMTKCKKVTKLLLDMSNTGEGRIMGGSEYEAAVSERTNKSSMKASTGKFREPTSPRSLVFDPDAAADSDERWADERRERNQVVHFDERTTKGGTGGSSDESPTSPRTDGAGGGGGGHSFQKCS from the coding sequence ATGAGCGAACATATGGCCTCACGGAATGTTAGTTCCTCCGGAGGAGCAGGAAGTGCcgctggaggagctggagcggccggtgggggtggtggaagtCACTTAGCACCagccggtggtgttggtggcggatTGCACCACGAAGGCAGCACGGAAGACATTGAGCGACAGCTTGAGGCTCTGGACCAGGAAAGCGACTCCGACTCGGAGTCGTTGGACGAGCTGGAAGGCTGCGAGAACATCGAACTAAACGAGCGCACTGGCCAGGCGGCCGATCCGGCACTGGATGTCACCGTCCGCTACACGATCTGTCTGTTCTGCAAGAAACCGTTCCAGCTGAAGAAGGAACTAAAGAAGCACCTGTTCGAGCACATGAAGAACCTGAAACcgatgaaggaaaagaagatcGTGGAAAAGAAGTTCAAGTGTCACAAGTGCTTCAAGACGTACACGGAAAAGGCACGGGCGGAGAAGCACATGACCAAGTGCAAGAAGGTaacgaagctgctgctggacatgAGCAATACGGGCGAAGGACGAATAATGGGTGGCAGCGAGTACGAGGCCgccgtgagcgagcgaaccaacaAGAGCAGCATGAAGGCAAGTACCGGCAAGTTCCGCGAACCTACCTCACCACGATCGCTCGTCTTCGATCCGGATGCAGCGGCCGACAGTGATGAACGGTGGGCGGACGAGCGGCGGGAGCGCAACCAGGTGGTACACTTCGACGAACGTACGACGAAGGGTGGCACCGGGGGTAGCTCAGATGAGTCGCCTACCTCACCCCGAAccgatggtgctggaggtggcggaggtggcCACTCTTTCCAGAAATGTTCGTAG
- the LOC126572150 gene encoding MICOS complex subunit Mic60 gives MYRLLVQKALANNSKRPSAQLFSAGPRWYSGSARRPNLPPFQEAGFGKVLVVLSPILIGGGVVTYAKYDNEFRKTLITNVPALEPVLKTLLQETNPLDEVSKKMDDISKTIGEYTSTITGFFGGGEEEKKAEKKPDLPPITRAKSVHVPVPSPPLPKPEPINLSEKAPETPKKVPAKEAPTAAAPSKVVSAPAAAATAAAPAAAKVITPKPVPLASAGGEEVPKSISDLERQVEVAATIAIKEYGSAVQVLKSYTDEVKRVVDASIDKLDSSSWTTLRNRTSARDTALKAAEDSADRAKASIEKLHALLNSREIKCSDELKDKARQNIAAYLEHLKKAKEEVYAARDLAALGEKYWKRVETARNYFVDEMESLFPGINLSAKKLDLSKEELDLFILHAYTQVIAHQKELQKLQIEGDQNLRRALEAVRGSDQSEEVKARLEYEIAKERRELNLQNQKKLLRTRAELEHQLREQMKRQTEAHIDHLKDSLTQKEVEMKRKFQRELDEKITTEQAAYKLELAAMLGKLKGIHNALIEHSDAEKSAHQAQALWGACQSLWSSIRSGQPGKSWRNQLRPLKDEIAAVGRAAEGDELVGVVLKGLPETAVKRGVYPEDALRERFIKVEEVSRRLALIPAEGARLPMYFLSYLQAALIARPDIPISQDELDNKPFDFSKLDTYDILNRARYWLERGDLVKTVQYVNLLQGAPRKAASEWLSEARLLLETQQAASTLMAHAAASGVRFL, from the exons ATGTatcggttgctggtgcagAAGGCGCTCGCGAACAATTCGAAA CGACCGTCCGCCCAGCTGTTCTCCGCCGGTCCACGATGGTATAGCGGAAGCGCACGAAGACCGAACCTGCCGCCCTTCCAAGAGGCAGGATTCGGCAAGGTTTTGGTGGTGCTTTCACCGATTCTCATCGGTGGAGGCGTCGTCACCTACGCCAA GTACGATAATGAGTTCCGCAAGACGCTGATTACCAACGTTCCTGCCCTGGAACCGGTGCTGAAGACGCTCCTGCAGGAGACTAACCCACTCGACGAGGTTTCGAAGAAGATGGACGATATTAGCAAAACTATCGGAGAGTATACCTCGACCATAACCGGTTTCTTCGGCGGTGgtgaagaggaaaagaaagcgGAGAAGA AGCCCGATCTACCGCCGATTACGCGTGCGAAATCGGTACATGTGCCGGTACCGTCGCCACCACTGCCAAAACCCGAACCGATCAATCTTTCCGAGAAGGCACCGGAGACGCCAAAGAAGGTGCCTGCGAAAGAAGCTCCAACGGCTGCTGCGCCTTCGAAGGTGGTTAGCGCtccggctgcagctgcaaccgctgcagcccctgctgctgcaaaggtaATCACCCCGAAGCCGGTGCCGCTGGCATCCGCTGGTGGAGAAGAGGTACCGAAATCGATCAGCGATCTGGAGCGTCAGGTTGAGGTGGCAGCAACGATCGCCATCAAAGAGTACGGCAGTGCCGTGCAGGTGCTAAAGAGCTACACCGACGAGGTGAAGAGGGTTGTGGACGCTTCCATCGACAAACTGGACTCGTCCAGCTGGACGACGCTGCGCAACCGTACGAGCGCACGCGATACCGCGTTGAAGGCAGCAGAGGATTCGGCGGATCGGGCCAAGGCCAGCATCGAGAAGCTGCACGCACTGCTGAACAGCCGGGAGATCAAGTGTTCGGATGAACTGAAGGACAAGGCTCGCCAAAACATTGCCGCGTACCTGGAGCACCtgaagaaggcgaaggagGAAGTGTATGCCGCTCGTGATCTGGCCGCGCTCGGTGAAAAGTACTGGAAGCGCGTCGAAACGGCCCGCAACTACTTCGTCGACGAGATGGAATCCCTGTTCCCCGGAATCAATCTGTCGGCTAAGAAGCTAGACCTCTCGAAGGAGGAACTCGATCTGTTCATTCTGCACGCCTACACGCAGGTGATCGCCCATCAGAAGGAACTGCAGAAACTGCAGATCGAGGGCGATCAAAATTTGCGCCGAGCGCTGGAAGCGGTCCGTGGATCTGATCAGAGTGAGGAGGTGAAGGCACGGCTTGAGTACGAAATTGCGAAGGAACGGCGTGAGCTGAACTTGCAAAAtcagaagaagctgctgcgcaCTCGCGCCGAGCTTGAGCACCAACTCCGTGAGCAGATGAAGCGGCAAACGGAGGCGCACATCGACCATCTGAAGGACTCGTTGACGCAGAAGGAAGTCGAGATGAAGCGCAAATTCCAGCGTGAGCTCGATGAGAAGATTACCACCGAACAGGCGGCCTATAAACTGGAGTTGGCTGCCATGCTCGGCAAATTGAAGGGTATCCACAACGCACTGATCG AACACTCGGATGCCGAGAAGAGCGCCCACCAGGCCCAAGCACTGTGGGGTGCTTGCCAATCGTTGTGGTCCTCGATTCGTAGCGGTCAGCCGGGTAAATCGTGGCGTAACCAATTGCGCCCGCTAAAGGATGAAATCGCTGCCGTAGGACGGGCTGCCGAAGGTGACGAGCTGGTCGGCGTGGTGCTAAAGGGATTGCCCGAGACGGCGGTGAAACGAGGCGTCTATCCGGAGGATGCACTACGCGAACGGTTCATCAAGGTGGAAGAGGTGTCGCGCCGATTAGCCCTCATTCCTGCCGAAGGTGCCCGACTGCCGATGTACTTCCTGTCGTACTTGCAAGCCGCCCTGATAGCCCGTCCCGATATTCCGATCTCGCAGGATGAGCTGGACAACAAACCGTTCGATTTCAGCAAGCTCGACACTTACGACATACTGAACCGCGCCCGGTACTGGCTTGAGCGAGGTGATCTAGTGAAAACCGTGCAGTACGTGAATCTGCTCCAGGGTGCTCCACGGAAGGCGGCCTCGGAATGGTTGAGCGAGGCGAGGCTGTTGCTCGAAACGCAACAGGCCGCCAGCACGCTGATGGCGCATGCGGCCGCTAGTGGTGTTCGATTCCTGTAG
- the LOC126572156 gene encoding thioredoxin domain-containing protein: MIKTVILLLFAVAGSFGDPGLETVNDDELVKRFHSHNNFIVLFSKPNCAQCDQYESILAKLKQELADNLDQAHAIKAISSSMVRLYSPSKEPAVVYFRHGVPLLYDGPIEEDALIGKLVQNKDPNVKELSDETFEHLTQASSGATTGDWFIMFYTGKCVDCQRLTAVWEAVAADLKTRMNVARVDMEGKGKETASRLKVRKAPEFIFLRQGKYYRYEITKYDIKSFVTFAQDWYKNAKGERVPVPLSPFNNLVELTVEHLKNLPELYAKLYADYPMVVYAIGAGVLFVIGGFVLAIALAILTRIKAATRAKKETVKKAK; encoded by the exons ATGATTAAAACTGTGATacttttgctgtttgccgttGCCGGTTCTTTCGGCGACCCGGGCCTTGAAACCGTGAACGACGATGAGCTGGTGAAGCGTTTTCATAGTCACAATAACTTTATCGTCTTGTTCT CCAAACCCAACTGTGCGCAGTGTGATCAATATGAGAGCATTCTGGCGAAGCTGAAGCAGGAGTTGGCGGACAATCTGGATCAAGCGCACGCGATCAAGGCGATCAGTAGCTCGATGGTGCGACTGTACAGCCCGAGCAAGGAACCGGCCGTGGTGTACTTTCGGCACGGTGTGCCGTTACTGTACGATGGACCGATTGAGGAAGACGCGCTGATCGGGAAGCTGGTGCAGAACAAGGATCCGAACGTGAAGGAACTGTCGGATGAAACATTCGAACATTTAACTCAAGCTTCGAGTGGTGCCACTACGGGCGATTGGTTCATTATGTT CTACACCGGTAAATGTGTCGATTGCCAGAGGTTGACGGCTGTTTGGGAAGCGGTTGCTGCGGATCTGAAAACACGCATGAACGTGGCACGCGTCGATATGGAGGGCAAAGGCAAGGAAACAGCTTCTCGGCTTAAGGTGCGAAAGGCCCCCGAGTTCATCTT TCTGCGCCAAGGAAAGTACTACCGTTACGAGATCACCAAGTACGACATCAAATCGTTCGTCACGTTCGCCCAGGACTGGTACAAGAATGCCAAGGGTGAACGTGTGCCCGTACCACTGTCACCATT CAACAATCTGGTCGAGCTGACGGTTGAGCATTTGAAAAATCTGCCGGAATTGTACGCCAAACTGTATGCCGATTATCCGATGGTCGTATATGCGATAGGTGCCGGAGTACTGTTCGTTATTGGTGGATTTGTTCTAGCCATTGCACTGGCCATTCTTACACGCATTAAGGCGGCTACGCGCGCCAAGAAGGAAACGGTAAAGAAGGCAAAGTAA